The Zonotrichia leucophrys gambelii isolate GWCS_2022_RI chromosome 22, RI_Zleu_2.0, whole genome shotgun sequence genome includes the window TTACTCTTTTTGTTGGAACTTCAGCTCTAAAGACAAATTGATCATTTTCCCCTTAATTCCAGTGTTGTCTGTGTAAGCAGCTGAAGGTAGAAACTAAAGGCATGTGGTGGCAGTATAGTGATTTTTATAGCAGGAGCTTTTCTTGTGAATGTAGTTCCTTGTACAGAAATCCAGCTGTAAGACTGCATGGTCTGTGGAAATCTTCAGCAGCTTGATTAGGTGAATAAATGTCTTAAGCAAAACTGTCTTACActtgaatttaattttgagaGCAATAAAACCAGACATACTTAAGCTCTGAATAATAATTCTgagatttgtgtgtgtgcctcTGTAATTTCATGGGAAGCTTCCCCTGTAACTGTACATTGTTTATTGTTTATTAATACAGCCCTCCCTGTGGACATACAAATTTTGGAGTTCAGAGGAGAACTCAATTGTTAAAATTACATCAGAATGATGTCTTTTGTAGCTAAGTTTTTGTTCTCCTGAAAATACTTGTGAAGGAAAAGAACTCAAGGATGTATCTTGAGAAATGAACAAATGCAGGTTATGGTAGAACAGCAGTGAAAAGGCACATTtgtcttcttctctctgggtAGAATATAAACCTTGGCCTTTATTGAACCTGTGCAATGTATCACAGTCTTAAATTAATGAAATCTCTCCAAATAGAGCTTGGTACTCTCCAGCATGGTCCTGAAGTTTGACAGTCGagaattttcaagaaaattatcAATCATATTAGTTTTAAGAGTGTGTTTTACCTCTGTCATTTCCAAAATTGCTCTTGGAAATTACAATTGTGCTTCAGGCTCGGTGTAATTCCTGGGTAGACACCTGCTGCCATCTCGTGGCATTACCTATAGTCAGAGTTCAGAAATGTTTTACTCCATCACTGAATAACAGGAGTttaaacaacaaataaaaaattgacCCAACAACTCGAAATATCCttcaaatattaataataaaattaattcaaataaaagagtgaatcttttatttctgtgtggcATGTCGTTTATACTTTATGCTTTTGGAGGCAAAGCTGACAAAATTTCAAATGTGGAGATGTCATCTACATCTTGTAGGAAACACTAAGGTATTTTATGAGGAATTTGCAGAAGTAAGGTTGGAAACAGAAGctaatattttgaattttttctcttctgtgtgtTTTAGGCTATTTGCTGTCCAAGCGTGAGGGTCAGGCAGGATCCCCAGAGAAGCCCCTGTCAGACCTGGGGCGCCTGTCATACATGGCTTATTGGAAAAGTGTCATACTGGAGTGCCTTTATCATCAGCGTGACAAGCAATTAAGCATCAAGAAGTTGAGTAAGCTGACTGGAATCTGCCCTCAAGACATCACTTCCACCCTGCATCACCTACGAATGCTGGACTTCCGTAGTGATCAGTGAGTACAGGAGTCCCATTGTAACCCCAAATACCTCCAGGTGTATTTCATTGAGATTTATTGGTGTTTGAAGACAAGTCATATCTAATAAACTTGATTTTACTAAATATTTCAGTGTCCAAATATTATGGTACTCATGTGCAATGCAAGAATCATTCAGATgtccagctgagcagctctgcagatggGGAATTTTGAGTGATTTGCTGCAGTGAGAGAGAGCAAGTTGGTTTCTTGGTCATGTTTTCTTGTATCCCTCAGCCAAATCGGTCTAATACACTCACAAATAGAGCAAAGAACAGCAAATTCCCTTTTTTAGATGCAGATCTGCTCCTTAATTTCAGACAGTTggtttcctccttttccttatGTCTCAAAAATGCCACAAACTGTGTGGATTGACATGGAATGCTTGAGGAGTGGGACAGACCCCTGGGAGAGATGAAGAGTGTTGGTATAGAACAGAGCTAGCCTGCTTGCACAGCTGACAAGGCAGGTGAAATACTGGGAATTAGTCTTGTTCCAGACCATAGCAGATTGGTGAGTGGGGTTCTATTCTATTGTGTGGAAACTTATTTGGAAAACTTGAGAATAGTTTTATATTCTCATCTCCCAGTATACCTTTAACCTGTGATATTTCTCTCAGACCCGTAAAATGCACTATGGTAGTGGGACTGCAACTTTTCTTGAGCTgtccttttatttctcttcagtaGCTTTCACCTTATATTTCTCATTCCCCAAACCATATACCCCTCTtccataataaaaataatactcTGCAGCTGAATGTTAGCCATGGAAGGATAATGGCTTCACCATTAACAAGAAGTGGAAGGAATTTTATCATTCTCTTAGTTGTGAGATACTTTCTCTGGTagttaaaaatagttttaacaTTCTCTTAGTTGTGAAATACTTTCTCTGGTAGGTAGATGGTACTGGTACTCCAAATTTTACCATTTTAATGAGTTTCCGTTCTCTCTGAAGTTACTTGCAGTGATtcagagaaatatattttctgtaataTATCTGTTTCACATGGTAACATGCACAGTGTGTCAGCTGTTATTGATCGGagtgttgttgttgctgttcagATTTGTGATCATTCGTCGTGAGAAGCTCATCCAGGAGCACATGGCAAAGCTCAGGACCAACGTGCGCCCCATCGATGTGGATGCAGAGTGTCTGCGCTGGACCCCGGTCATCGTCTCCAACTCAGTTGTCTCtgaagatgaagaagaggaAACAGAGGATGGGGaaaatgaagagcagcaaaagcagaaagaaaaggaaccAGAGACCAGTGTAAGAGTGAATCTCTTATTTCTGTGTGGCATGGGGTTTATACTTAATGCTTTTGGAGGCAGAGCTGACAGAATTTCAAATATGAAGCTTGTGCATTTGTCATAATCATAAAAAGCAATGCAGTCATGGTCAGGTTATGTATCTTTATGGTTTCAgattagaaaataaaactcaagAAAGCACCAAGGCATAGTCTAGAGAGCAATCCTTGAAGGGGTTGCACTCTTGCATCAGGTGGTGAGGACTGAGTAGAATACTAAGAGGCAAATTATCTGCTGTTACTGTATTTACATTAAACTAATGGTgcattttaatggaaaagtaGCTtcgattttttttctcacttttttcttgaaaatggCATAAATATTGTGTTTGAGTGTAGCAAGGTGAAGTCAGCATTCTGGCACAGCACTGAAGTGGCTTGTTGGGAAGCTAAGTGAGGTAAATTATGACCTCTGAGGAAAGGAGTAGCAATTAGCCTTACATGAATCTCTTAAAGGTCAAATCTTTTTTTAATCCTGGATTTCTAAAAGTCACTTTTGTTAaacttttctggcttttttctcAAACACTTTTATGCAATCAAATTCAGGATAGACATTTATGCTGAAATCAGAAGTGTGAAAtctatttgtttttatttcaatcaGATGGTAAAATCTGTGTCATGGGAGAAGAAAGAGCAAGAGCCTTACTCACCACCAGAGAGTGAAAAAAAGCCAGACATCGTTGCTCCAGCCAATTCTACACGACCAAACAAGCACATTTTTTCCCTGGATAGTCTTCCTGCAAACAGTCAGCCATCACGAAGAGGTCGATGGAACCGCAAGAGCAAAAAAGCTCACGAGCCCTTTTGTGAGAAGGAGCCAGCATTGCCCAtggaggaaaaaacagcagctcccagtggaAGGTGCAGTGAGTGTGAGGAAAAGTCAACAGCCTCACGAGGCCGGTGCAGTGACTGTGAGGAGAAGTCCGTGGCCTTGCAAGGAAGGTGTGGGGAATGTGAGGAGAAATCTCCAGCCTCCAGAGGCCGCTACGCTGAGGAGGATGAAAAAtctgcagcttcccagggaCAGTATGGCAAAGGTGAAAAATCTGCGGTTCCCCATCGGCAGCACAGTGAAACTGTGGAGAGGTGGAGGGGCCAGTTGAAAAAGAACCCAGAGCCACTGAAATGTAGGTTCCCAGAGGACTGCGACAGATTGCCCCGGCGCTACAGCGACGGTGACAGGGGACTCCTGAGGTGTTTCAGTGAGAGCAGtgaggaggaagatgatgagCCTGTGAGTCCTCGATCAAGCTCTCCACCTGTTCTCACCAAGCCAACATTGAAACGAAAGGTTTGTGCCTTATTTCTTGTTCTTTTAGGCTGTTATCCAGTCAGTTTTGTCTGTCTGGTTCAGTGCACAAGGTTTGTATTGAGTGTACATGGAGCACACAATGTTCAGTGTTCCAGGGTATTTCCTGCTGACTTTTTCTACTCTTGGTTTTTGGTGAATCAGAGGTAGGAGTTTGAGGAGTTTTTGAGTCCAGCCTCGATCttcttattttgattttttttctaacttaGTTATTGAAGTTTTTCTCAGTCATGCAGAATAGAAACAGATATTGTCCTACTTACAAAAGAAGCCTGCAAAACGCAAATGCTCTTTAAACAACTGAAATCAGAATGTAAAgtctttgaaattatttaccATGGAAATGTGAATTCTATCAGTGTGTCTAAACAAATGCTTTCTTCACTAAAATGTTCTCTACTCTCTTTTGCACCTTATTTTAAGCTATTCACATCTGGTTTGTACTGTGTTTAAAGTTCCAGCTGTTACAGATGGGCTCTTAGCTTCAGCTGTTTAAATTCTAACTAGTGGCAGGTGCTAGATAATATTTCTAGTAAATTCTGGATTGTAGAAGGGAGCTCTCTGCTGTTCATGTTTTGTATTTATCTGGTGTTTCATTTCTACTGCACATGGTAAAATATCTTCTCTTTTCCCACCTTGCACTTTCAGAAACCGATTCTCCATCGCAAGAGGCGGGTCCGCAAGCGCAAGCACCACAACAGCAGCGTCGTCACTGAAACAATCTCAGAAACCACAGAAGTGCTGGATGAGCCATTTGAGGACTCAGACTCTGAACGACCAATGCCTCAATTAGAGCCTACGTTTGAGattgaggaggaggaagaggaggaggaggaggatgaagaagagGAGAGTGAACTTTCATCCAGTGGATACTTTCAGCACTTAGCCCAGCCAGACACACTCAGGCACAGACCCTCCTCTAAGAGGAAGTCCAGAGATGAAGAGGAGTCTGATGACAATAATGGTATGTGTGGTGGTGCACTGGTGAAAGTTTGATAGATTGTGTTGGATGATAACAGCTCATGACAAAACCAGCTGCTTTCTTTGGCTTGTAACTTCCAGCTGAAATGTAGGTTGGGCATAAATTAGTAGTCAAACTAACCTCAGACATTCCCTAGTTTTATGAAAACATTTAACTTTCTTATTGGCAATGACCTGATCCCAGGCTATCCTTTTGATTCAGCTTTCCTAATGGAATTATTATCTGTGATTGTGGAAAAACTGTGCAGCAGAGTCACTTACAGAAATAAAACGGAAATGACCTGGCAAGCCCCCAATTTTCCATAACAAAGGGAAATATTAAATTGCCTCTTCTGACATCCTCTTCTTCATCACATTGCATGTTCaccctctcagcttctcaaatCTCTCTAAAGTTCTCTGAACCTTTAGTTCATCAAATAAAATATGGTTGTGACTGCTTGCTTAGAATCCACTAACAATTCAGAAGTCACATCTATCATTCTAATAAATATCTAAGTTGATATTGAAGTTGATAAACATGTTGGGAATGCTTCCATGAATGCTTAGgtcaaacaaaaaatgtttgaacAGTTTCTTTCAATTTGTATTTTCAGGTAACCCACCCTTGAAACCGTTATCAATGCTGAGGAATAGTGAAGCAAAAGATTCTTCACTTGAGCCAGATACTTCCACACCTGTGAAAAAGAAGAAGGGATGGCCAAAAGGGAAAAGCCGAAAACCAGTCCACTGGAAGAAAAGGCCTGGTAGAAAACCAGGATTTAAAATGAACCGGGAAGAGGTGCCACTGTCAGCTCAGGATGAAATGGTTGATGAAGTGGCAGCCAATTCAAAACCAGGGCGTAAAGCCAAAATTTCAGATAAGGAAGAATGTGTGGAACAGAAGGACCTGCCTCTGactgaggaaaggaaagaggaagatgTGAATATGGAAGCAGAAGAGgtaggagagggagaagaggaagacATAGCCAGCAGTGAAGTAAGAGCAGTTTCTCCTGTGGACAGCAACAGCAGTCCAGTGCCAGAGGTCAAAGAACCTGAGATAGAAGAGGAAGTAGAGGAGAAGCCACGGATTTTAGAAGAGCAGAGGCAATCAgaagaagagcagcaggaattaGATGAACCTGAACATGAccatgaggaagaagaggaagttGCAGTAGTGACAAATCAAAACGAAGATCACGACgctgatgatgaagatgatggtCATCCAGAgtctttgaagaaaaaagaattggAGGAACAGCCTGTTAAAGAAGGGGTGAAGGAGGAGCCTCAGGTGCAAGAATGTTTTTTAGAAACAAGCATCCCAAGCAGTAGAGAagatgcaaaagaaaaagatgaagcAGAGGCAGATTCTGAGGAAGAGCAGGCTTCCAACGAGACATCAGTGGGCTCAGAGCACGTCCCTGGGTCTGAAGATGATCACGAAGAAGAGCAAAGTAATAAAGAGGGGTTAATTGAAttaaaggaagaggaggagattCCTCATAGTGAACTAGATCTTGAAACTGTTCAAGCAGTCCAGTCCTTGACACAGGAGGAAAGCAATGAGCACGATGTAGCTTACCAGGACTGTGAAGAAACTCTTGCAGCTTGTCAGACTTTGCAGAGCTATACCCAGACTGAGGAGGATCCTCAGATATCGATGGTTGAAGATTGCCAGGCCTCAGAACACAACAGTCCAATATCCTCCGTTcagtcccaccccagccagTCCGTGCGTTCTGTCAGCAGCCCAAACGTGcctgctctggagagcagcTACACCCAGATCAGCCCTGAGCAAGGGTCCCTGTCCGCACCCTCTATGCAGAACATGGAGACCAGCCCCATGATGGATGTGCCTTCAGTATCGGACCACTCCCAGCAGGTGGTGGATAGTGGCTTCAGTGACCTTGGCAGCATTGAGAGCACTACAGAGAATTATGAAAACCCCAGCAGCTATGACTCCACGATGGGAGGCAGCATTTGTGGAAATAActcttcccagagcagctgttccTACGGAGGACTGTCTTCTTCCAGCAGCCTCACTCAGAACAGTTGTGTTGTCACTCAGCAAATGGCAAACATTGGCAGCAGTTGCAGCATGATGCAGCAAAACAGTGTCCAGCCTGCAGCTAACTGTAATATCAAGTCACCTCAGAGCTGTGTAGTAGAAAGGCCCCCGAGTAACCAGCAACCAAcaacacagccacagcagcagcagcctcagtcccagcagccacagcccccacctCCGCCCCAGCAGCAACCTCCATTATCTCAGTGTAGCATGAACAACAGCTTCACCCCAGCACCTATGATCATGGAAATACCCGAGTCAGGCAGCACTGGTAACATAAGCATCTACGAGAGGATTCCAGGGGATTTTGGTGCCGGGAGCTATTCACAACCATCAGCCACGTTCAGTTTAGCCAAGTTGCAGCAGCTGACAAACACCATAATGGACCCTCATGCCATGCCTTATAGCCATTCTCCTGCTGTGACTTCCTATGCAACCAGCGTTTCTCTCTCCAACAcagggctggctcagctggCTCCTTCTCACCCCCTGGCCGGCACCCCACAAGCACAAGCCACCATGACGCCCCCACCCAACCTGGCCTCCACCACCATGAACCTCACCTCCCCTCTGCTCCAGTGCAACATGTCGGCCACCAACATCGGCATCCCGCACACgcagaggctgcaggggcagatgCCCGTCAAGGGGCACATCTCCATCCGCTCCAAATCCGCgcccctgccctctgccagcgcccaccagcagcagctgtacGGCCGCAGCCCCCCGGCCGTGGCCATGCAGGCCGGGCCTCGGACCTTGGCCGTGCAGCGCGGCATGAACATGGGCGTCAACCTGATGCCCACGGCGCCCTACAACGTCAACTCCATGAACATGAACCTGAACGCCATGAACAGCTACAGGATGACGCAGCCCATGATGAACAGCAGCTACCACAGCAATCCTGCCTACATGAACCAGACAGCACAGTATCCTATGCAGATGCAGATGGGAATGATGGGGAGCCAGGCCTATACCCAGCAGCCTATGCAGCCAAACCCTCACGGGAACATGATGTACACTGGTCCCTCCCATCACAGCTACATGAACGCTGCTGGGGTGCCCAAGCAGTCTCTTAATGGACCATACATGAGAAGATGAGCAAGATCGACTTGCATcctaaaaactgaaataaatataaataaaggaACCTTTTATACTGACGAACCAGAGAAAATGGACCTTTTTCCAGTTAAAATATTGCTGTAGATTTAGAGGGattttctttggtttattttattttttaggaagcctggtctttatttttttgatttttttttttgtttgtttgtttgttttttcttttcttcacaaTCGTCAAACATTTTACAGCTAAAATCACTTACAGATGTTTTTTAGAGGGGAAACATGCACAAAAATCTtctcataatttaaaaagagcCTTACTTTGCTGACAAAGTGGACAGACTATGTGTAACGTGAAATCATcttcctaaatttttttttccagtatttgtcctttccctcccctgtgcccctctgtATGCAGTTTCTAGTGCTGCAGCCATGTAAAATGTTTGACATCTCAAAGAATAACAACCCTTCCCTCTAAACCCCACCTAACATTTCCTACTTCTAGCAGGAGGCACTTATTGGGAGATTTggaaggggacacagaggataaaggaaaatcttttatttctgcaagTCAGGAAAAAGCTTTAATTTTCCTTGACTCCCTCACCCTCAGTAAAATTTGGAGTTAAGTGTAAACAATAAACCATTCACATTGGTGTTTTTTGTAGATGAGTTAATTGAAATTGTATGTTTTATGCTGAAAATATAATGTAACTTTAAAATGATCCCGTTCACCACCCGGACGTGCACGTGAACACACGCATGTGCATGCATGCACACATGTTCTGTCACTGAACTGCTGGAAGCATCTCGAGAGAGAAGCTTGTTCTGCGTCCCTTGCGCAGTGGTGAGGAGGACAGGGTGGGCAATGATGGTCTGTCAGGACAAGGAAATGCTTGCAGGCTCTGCTggtgagcagccacagctctgaggCCCCAGACACGCTTGGAAACgctgagggttttttggttCTGAGCCTTTTGGGTCAGGCTGAGCTCAGAAACAGCCGTTCCCAGGTAAATCTCTTGGCCTGGGGAGTGCTGGAAGGAGAAGTGTGCGtttggtggctgtggtgaggaTCAGCCTGTGCTGTCCTTGTCCCTCGGCgttcctgggctgggctgggacgTTGCTCAAGGTGCCGCTTTCTGGGGGTCAGCGATGTTTTCTCCTGATTCTCTTGCTGTGTTTGATACCCATTGTGTAGAAATAGAGCCACACATTTGATCCAGTgtggggaaaagaagggaatCAGCCTCTTTTTTCAGCAGTGAAACCGTCCCAACACCGTAGCAGGGTCTAGGCGGCAggattttgctgtttgttgCTGCAAAATCCACTTTACATTAATTTTGGCTACACTGCTGGCATGTCACCCAATACAAAAAGGGACAACCCTTTAATgtaaagttctttttttttattgtatgtgAAGTAGAAACGCAGACACATTAATAAGActaattccttttgtttttttttaaaccaaaagaaTCTAAAAAAAAGTTGGGGTTTCTTCAGATGCACTAAAATGGACTTTTCCTCCAGTAACTGCTAACCACGAAAGGCAGAATTCAAAGGACTTCCACTTTTTATGATTTCTGTTTAGTTCTGAGCATGTACAAGGCTGTGTAGGACCCCATTTCTCTGTATATACTATTCCAGTTCCAAATAAC containing:
- the KAT6A gene encoding histone acetyltransferase KAT6A; protein product: MVKLANPLYTEWILEAIKKVKKQKQRPSEERICNAVSSSHGLDRKTVLEQLELSVKDGTILKVSNKGLNSYKDPDNPGRIALPKPRNHGKLDGKPNVDWNKLIKRAIEGLAESGGSSLKNIERFLKGQKDVAALFGGSAASIFHQQLRLAVKRAVGHGRLLKDGPLYQLNTKATTNADGKESFESLSCLPPVCLLPHEKDKPVAEPIPICSFCLGTKEQNREKKPEELISCADCGNSGHPSCLKFSPELTVRVKALRWQCIECKTCSSCRDQGKNADNMLFCDSCDRGFHMECCDPPLTRMPKGMWICQICRPRKKGRKLLQKKAAQIKRRYANPIGRPKNRLKNQNTTSKGPFSKVRAGPGRGRKRKMALSNQSASAEGAFLEQTDVLDFCRDGSNTLKFNKKTKGLIDGLTKFFTPSPDGRKARGEVVDYSQQYRIRKKGTRKSSTSEWPTDNQDGWDGKQETEERFFGGQDVLNEKDMELFRDIQEQALQKVGVTGPPDPQVRCPSVIEFGKYEIQTWYSSPYPQEYSRLPKLYLCEFCLKYMKSRTILQQHMKKCGWFHPPANEIYRKNNISVFEVDGNVSTIYCQNLCLLAKLFLDHKTLYYDVEPFLFYVLTQNDVKGCHLVGYFSKEKHCQQKYNVSCIMILPQYQRKGYGRFLIDFSYLLSKREGQAGSPEKPLSDLGRLSYMAYWKSVILECLYHQRDKQLSIKKLSKLTGICPQDITSTLHHLRMLDFRSDQFVIIRREKLIQEHMAKLRTNVRPIDVDAECLRWTPVIVSNSVVSEDEEEETEDGENEEQQKQKEKEPETSMVKSVSWEKKEQEPYSPPESEKKPDIVAPANSTRPNKHIFSLDSLPANSQPSRRGRWNRKSKKAHEPFCEKEPALPMEEKTAAPSGRCSECEEKSTASRGRCSDCEEKSVALQGRCGECEEKSPASRGRYAEEDEKSAASQGQYGKGEKSAVPHRQHSETVERWRGQLKKNPEPLKCRFPEDCDRLPRRYSDGDRGLLRCFSESSEEEDDEPVSPRSSSPPVLTKPTLKRKKPILHRKRRVRKRKHHNSSVVTETISETTEVLDEPFEDSDSERPMPQLEPTFEIEEEEEEEEEDEEEESELSSSGYFQHLAQPDTLRHRPSSKRKSRDEEESDDNNGNPPLKPLSMLRNSEAKDSSLEPDTSTPVKKKKGWPKGKSRKPVHWKKRPGRKPGFKMNREEVPLSAQDEMVDEVAANSKPGRKAKISDKEECVEQKDLPLTEERKEEDVNMEAEEVGEGEEEDIASSEVRAVSPVDSNSSPVPEVKEPEIEEEVEEKPRILEEQRQSEEEQQELDEPEHDHEEEEEVAVVTNQNEDHDADDEDDGHPESLKKKELEEQPVKEGVKEEPQVQECFLETSIPSSREDAKEKDEAEADSEEEQASNETSVGSEHVPGSEDDHEEEQSNKEGLIELKEEEEIPHSELDLETVQAVQSLTQEESNEHDVAYQDCEETLAACQTLQSYTQTEEDPQISMVEDCQASEHNSPISSVQSHPSQSVRSVSSPNVPALESSYTQISPEQGSLSAPSMQNMETSPMMDVPSVSDHSQQVVDSGFSDLGSIESTTENYENPSSYDSTMGGSICGNNSSQSSCSYGGLSSSSSLTQNSCVVTQQMANIGSSCSMMQQNSVQPAANCNIKSPQSCVVERPPSNQQPTTQPQQQQPQSQQPQPPPPPQQQPPLSQCSMNNSFTPAPMIMEIPESGSTGNISIYERIPGDFGAGSYSQPSATFSLAKLQQLTNTIMDPHAMPYSHSPAVTSYATSVSLSNTGLAQLAPSHPLAGTPQAQATMTPPPNLASTTMNLTSPLLQCNMSATNIGIPHTQRLQGQMPVKGHISIRSKSAPLPSASAHQQQLYGRSPPAVAMQAGPRTLAVQRGMNMGVNLMPTAPYNVNSMNMNLNAMNSYRMTQPMMNSSYHSNPAYMNQTAQYPMQMQMGMMGSQAYTQQPMQPNPHGNMMYTGPSHHSYMNAAGVPKQSLNGPYMRR